Proteins from a genomic interval of bacterium:
- a CDS encoding DUF3556 domain-containing protein, protein MTTAQPDSSTNVPPFPPERIANASSYPERTKLVAQNWAYASPNRPSVMALYWIKYLCVLIPIWAFWCTFNAGYTSFFDVGSWAMTGEAFKKAMVWSMCWELFGFGCGWGPMNARFDKWYGGYRHFARTGTIKLPLFPGVPLIGGNTRNWLDVSLYSLNQILLLWALIQPEMTPAHLLPCFVLVIVNGILDKTLYLMARSEHYLVVIGAVIFAFDDELWVSGAKLTWSFIWIWAAVSKWNMHFPSVIMVMMNNGPFFPKALKKNLFANYPDDITPSRFAHFMAAFGHLSEFAIPFILFAGLATGNDLILLGGCILFTGFHGFIGLNNPAGMPVEWNILMIYGGWNLFWFHPTDSIFEMTQAPVVLAVMLFSLVVIPTLGNFFPSRLSFLLSMRYYAGNWAYNVWLFKKDSNYREKIAKIKKPSTTVLEQLEEMIEDPTELAAAKASMSANRQLHLQGRPLLEALSAAVGQDIDDYEFQEGETFGGTILGWNFGDGHLNGYELLEKMQPICGFEKGELKLISVESQPLFNPTMHWRVYCPVEGKIAEGITNLKDYKLNQPWPEGEIAAALTRG, encoded by the coding sequence ATGACGACCGCCCAGCCCGACTCCAGCACGAACGTTCCGCCCTTCCCGCCCGAGCGCATCGCGAACGCGAGCAGCTATCCCGAACGGACGAAGCTCGTCGCCCAGAACTGGGCCTACGCCTCACCCAATCGCCCATCCGTCATGGCGCTCTACTGGATCAAATACCTCTGCGTGCTGATCCCGATCTGGGCCTTCTGGTGCACGTTCAACGCGGGCTACACGAGCTTCTTCGACGTCGGTAGCTGGGCGATGACCGGCGAGGCCTTCAAGAAGGCCATGGTCTGGTCCATGTGCTGGGAGCTCTTCGGCTTCGGCTGTGGCTGGGGCCCGATGAACGCACGCTTCGACAAGTGGTACGGCGGCTACCGCCACTTCGCGCGGACGGGCACGATCAAGCTCCCGCTCTTTCCGGGCGTTCCGCTGATCGGAGGGAATACCCGCAACTGGCTCGACGTGAGCCTCTACTCCCTGAACCAGATCCTGCTGCTCTGGGCGCTGATCCAGCCGGAGATGACGCCGGCCCATCTGCTGCCCTGCTTCGTCCTAGTCATCGTGAACGGGATCCTCGACAAGACGCTCTACCTCATGGCCCGCTCGGAGCACTACCTCGTCGTGATCGGCGCGGTCATCTTCGCCTTCGACGACGAGCTCTGGGTCTCCGGCGCGAAGCTCACCTGGTCGTTCATCTGGATCTGGGCCGCCGTGTCCAAGTGGAACATGCACTTCCCCTCCGTGATCATGGTCATGATGAATAACGGCCCCTTCTTCCCGAAGGCGCTCAAGAAGAACCTCTTCGCGAACTATCCCGACGACATCACGCCCTCGCGCTTCGCCCATTTCATGGCCGCCTTCGGTCATTTGTCCGAGTTCGCGATTCCCTTCATCCTCTTCGCCGGCCTCGCGACGGGCAACGACTTGATCCTGCTCGGCGGCTGCATCCTCTTCACGGGCTTCCACGGCTTCATCGGCCTCAACAACCCCGCCGGCATGCCCGTCGAGTGGAACATCCTGATGATCTACGGCGGTTGGAACCTCTTCTGGTTCCACCCGACGGACTCGATCTTCGAGATGACGCAGGCCCCGGTCGTGCTCGCGGTGATGCTCTTCTCGCTCGTCGTGATCCCGACGCTCGGCAACTTCTTCCCGTCGCGGCTCTCGTTCCTCCTGTCCATGCGGTACTACGCGGGGAACTGGGCCTACAACGTCTGGCTCTTCAAGAAGGACAGCAACTACCGGGAGAAGATCGCGAAGATCAAGAAGCCGTCGACGACGGTCCTCGAGCAGCTCGAGGAGATGATCGAGGACCCGACCGAGCTCGCCGCGGCCAAGGCCTCGATGAGCGCGAACCGGCAGCTCCATCTGCAGGGACGTCCCCTTCTCGAGGCCCTGTCGGCGGCCGTCGGTCAGGACATCGACGACTACGAGTTCCAGGAAGGCGAGACCTTCGGCGGGACCATCCTGGGCTGGAACTTCGGTGACGGGCACCTGAACGGCTACGAGCTGCTCGAGAAGATGCAGCCCATCTGTGGCTTCGAGAAGGGCGAGCTCAAGCTCATCTCCGTCGAGTCACAGCCGCTCTTCAACCCGACGATGCACTGGCGGGTCTATTGCCCCGTCGAGGGCAAGATCGCCGAGGGCATCACCAACCTGAAGGACTACAAGCTGAACCAGCCGTGGCCCGAGGGTGAGATCGCCGCAGCGCTCACTCGCGGATAG